Proteins from a genomic interval of Pseudomonas versuta:
- a CDS encoding flavin reductase family protein gives MAMQSSFDPQAFRTALGTFTTGVTIITTQAEDGSPIGITANSFNSVSLNPPLVLWSLAKSARSLPVFSSGKHWNVHVLSTEQEPLSGRFAMQGENKFAEIELDSGISEAPLLQDCTARFQCRTAFQYEGGDHVIFVGEVLAFDHSDRAPLAFQSGQYALATRKPRSELRLATTPPPPECSYTEDLLGYLLGRAHYQLLDALHRLLSNQQLDEHAFFILSVLCIRDNMSLDEINTFVSYTGHEVSVASMRFLEKQNLVALEGSTHEPRYVLTATGREASLQQLALAKAVEENVSAKLGPGDAQALKVLLKRLISASDPGLPDLWAPR, from the coding sequence ATGGCAATGCAAAGCAGTTTCGATCCCCAGGCTTTCCGTACCGCGCTCGGTACCTTCACCACCGGGGTGACCATCATCACCACCCAGGCTGAAGACGGCTCACCTATCGGGATCACCGCCAACAGCTTCAACTCGGTGTCGCTCAACCCGCCGCTGGTGCTGTGGAGCCTGGCCAAGTCCGCCCGCAGCCTGCCGGTGTTCAGCTCGGGCAAACACTGGAACGTGCACGTGCTGTCGACCGAACAGGAACCTCTGTCCGGACGCTTTGCCATGCAGGGCGAAAACAAGTTCGCGGAAATCGAACTCGACAGCGGTATCAGCGAAGCACCGCTGCTACAGGATTGCACCGCACGCTTTCAGTGCCGTACGGCCTTTCAATATGAAGGCGGCGACCATGTGATTTTTGTCGGCGAGGTGCTCGCCTTTGATCACAGCGACCGCGCACCGCTGGCGTTCCAGAGCGGTCAATACGCACTGGCCACCCGCAAGCCACGCAGTGAACTGCGCCTGGCTACCACCCCGCCGCCGCCCGAGTGCAGCTACACCGAGGACCTGTTGGGCTATTTGCTGGGCCGCGCGCACTACCAGTTACTGGACGCGCTGCATCGCCTGCTGAGCAACCAGCAACTGGACGAACACGCGTTTTTCATCCTCTCCGTGCTGTGCATTCGCGACAACATGAGCCTGGACGAGATCAACACCTTCGTCAGCTACACCGGCCACGAGGTCTCGGTTGCCAGCATGCGTTTTCTGGAAAAACAGAATCTGGTGGCACTGGAGGGCAGCACCCATGAACCGCGTTATGTACTGACCGCGACCGGCCGGGAGGCCTCCTTGCAACAGCTGGCCCTGGCCAAGGCGGTGGAGGAAAACGTTTCGGCCAAACTCGGCCCCGGCGATGCCCAGGCGCTGAAGGTGTTGCTCAAGCGGCTGATCAGCGCCAGCGACCCAGGGCTGCCCGACCTGTGGGCCCCTCGCTAA
- the dmpG gene encoding 4-hydroxy-2-oxovalerate aldolase: MDLRGKKITVHDMCLRDGMHPKRHQISLQQMKDIACGLDAAGVPLIEVTHGDGLGGSSVNYGFPAHTDEQYLSAVIPMMKQAKVSALLLPGIGTVDHLQMAFELGVNTIRVATHCTEADVSEQHISYARKLGMDTVGFLMMAHMNSPEGLVKQGKLMESYGANCIYLTDSAGYMLPHDIKARVAAMREALHPDTEIGFHGHHNLSMGVSNSIAAIEAGATRIDAAAAGLGAGAGNTPMEILVAVCDRMGIETGVSVFGIQDVAEDLVVPIMDFPIRSDRDALTMGYAGVYGSFLLFAKRAEKKYGVPAREILVEMGRRGMVGGQEDMIEDTAMTLARRRG, encoded by the coding sequence ATGGATCTTCGCGGCAAAAAAATCACCGTGCATGACATGTGCCTGCGCGACGGCATGCACCCCAAGCGTCACCAGATTTCCCTGCAACAAATGAAAGACATCGCCTGCGGTCTGGATGCCGCCGGTGTACCCCTGATTGAAGTAACCCACGGCGATGGCCTGGGCGGCAGCTCTGTGAACTACGGTTTTCCGGCGCACACCGACGAGCAGTACCTGTCGGCCGTGATTCCGATGATGAAGCAGGCCAAAGTCTCAGCCCTGCTGTTGCCGGGTATCGGTACCGTGGACCACCTGCAAATGGCCTTCGAGCTGGGGGTCAACACGATTCGGGTCGCCACCCATTGCACCGAGGCGGACGTCTCCGAGCAGCATATTTCCTATGCCCGCAAGCTGGGTATGGACACCGTGGGCTTTCTGATGATGGCGCACATGAACAGCCCTGAAGGGCTGGTCAAGCAAGGCAAGTTGATGGAGAGCTACGGCGCCAACTGTATTTACCTCACCGACTCCGCGGGCTACATGCTGCCCCACGACATCAAGGCCCGGGTTGCGGCGATGCGTGAAGCCCTGCACCCGGACACCGAGATCGGTTTTCACGGGCATCACAACTTGTCGATGGGGGTGTCCAACTCCATCGCCGCGATCGAAGCCGGGGCCACGCGCATCGATGCGGCCGCCGCAGGTCTTGGCGCTGGTGCGGGCAATACGCCGATGGAAATCCTGGTGGCGGTCTGTGACCGCATGGGCATTGAAACCGGGGTCAGCGTGTTCGGTATCCAGGACGTGGCCGAAGACCTGGTAGTGCCGATCATGGACTTCCCGATCCGCAGCGATCGCGATGCCCTGACCATGGGCTATGCCGGTGTTTATGGCTCGTTCCTGCTGTTCGCCAAGCGCGCCGAGAAGAAGTACGGCGTACCGGCGCGGGAAATTCTGGTGGAAATGGGCCGACGCGGCATGGTCGGCGGCCAGGAAGACATGATCGAAGACACCGCCATGACCCTGGCTCGCCGACGCGGCTGA
- a CDS encoding glucose 1-dehydrogenase produces MSIISRFDLTGSVAIVTGGGRGIGRAIALAYAEAGADVVLAARTLNDVEAVAQEIRLLGRRALAMSCDVNDTEQRTALVMQAREHMGRITHLVNNAGGAGPNDPLTLSVERFEEIMRFNVSSAYHLCQLCVPHMRAAGAGNIINITSGAARYAQTQFSAYGTAKAALSHMTRLLAQDFAPLVRVNAIAPGPILTDALNRVLPVAMREAMVKATPLQSLGEVEDIAAAALYLATPASRWVTGKILEVDGGAESSVWPG; encoded by the coding sequence ATGAGCATTATTTCCAGATTTGACCTGACCGGCAGTGTGGCCATCGTTACCGGCGGTGGCCGCGGAATCGGCCGGGCCATTGCCCTGGCCTACGCCGAGGCCGGCGCCGACGTGGTGCTGGCGGCACGTACCCTGAACGATGTCGAAGCGGTTGCCCAAGAGATCCGTCTGCTGGGCCGTCGCGCCCTGGCCATGAGTTGTGACGTCAATGACACCGAGCAGCGTACGGCTCTGGTGATGCAGGCACGTGAGCACATGGGCCGTATCACGCATCTGGTCAACAACGCCGGCGGCGCCGGCCCGAACGATCCGCTGACCCTGAGCGTCGAGCGGTTTGAAGAAATCATGCGCTTCAATGTGTCTTCGGCTTATCACTTGTGCCAGCTCTGCGTGCCCCATATGCGTGCTGCCGGCGCGGGCAACATCATCAATATCACCTCGGGTGCGGCGCGCTATGCGCAAACCCAGTTCAGCGCCTACGGCACCGCCAAAGCGGCGCTGAGCCACATGACCCGTCTGCTGGCCCAGGATTTCGCGCCATTGGTGCGGGTCAACGCCATTGCCCCGGGGCCCATTCTGACCGACGCCCTGAACCGCGTCCTGCCGGTGGCCATGCGTGAAGCCATGGTCAAGGCCACCCCGCTGCAGAGTCTGGGCGAGGTGGAGGATATTGCGGCCGCCGCACTGTACCTGGCCACCCCGGCGTCACGCTGGGTAACCGGCAAAATCCTGGAAGTGGACGGCGGCGCCGAGTCCAGCGTCTGGCCGGGCTGA
- a CDS encoding NAD(P)H-dependent flavin oxidoreductase codes for MTQWPDSCFTDLVGIAHPIIQAPMLGAGAPMMIGVAKAGGLGSLACATLTLDAVRAEVAAFREACDQPFNLNFFCHQAPEPDEARARQWKSLFKDYYRELGVDYDAPTPVSSRAPFDEATCALVEELRPPVVSFHFGLPAPHLLARVKACGARVLSSATTVEEAQWLERNGCDAIIAMGYEAGGHRAMFLSNELTTQIGTFALVPQIVDAVSVPVIAAGGIADARGIAAAFALGASAVQIGTAYLFCLQARLARPHYRALREAGSSETALTNLFTGRPARGIVNRVMRELGPINPQAPEFPLAGGVLLPLKAKTEPAGSTDFINLWAGQAFALSPGRSVELSSEELTRKLVDDYTARSTCK; via the coding sequence ATGACTCAATGGCCCGACTCCTGTTTTACCGACCTGGTTGGCATTGCCCACCCGATCATCCAGGCCCCGATGCTGGGCGCGGGGGCGCCAATGATGATCGGCGTGGCCAAGGCTGGTGGGCTTGGCTCACTGGCCTGCGCCACGCTGACCCTGGACGCGGTGCGCGCCGAAGTGGCGGCCTTTCGTGAAGCCTGCGATCAACCGTTCAATCTGAATTTCTTCTGCCATCAGGCCCCGGAACCCGACGAGGCCCGGGCCCGGCAGTGGAAGTCTTTGTTCAAAGATTATTACCGCGAACTGGGAGTGGACTATGACGCGCCAACCCCGGTGTCGAGCCGTGCACCCTTTGATGAAGCCACTTGCGCACTGGTTGAGGAACTGCGCCCACCGGTGGTCAGTTTTCACTTCGGTTTGCCGGCCCCGCATCTACTGGCCCGGGTCAAAGCCTGTGGTGCCAGGGTTTTAAGTTCCGCCACCACCGTTGAAGAAGCGCAGTGGCTGGAGCGCAACGGCTGTGACGCAATCATTGCCATGGGTTACGAAGCCGGTGGCCACCGCGCGATGTTCTTGAGCAATGAGCTGACGACCCAGATCGGCACCTTTGCCCTGGTGCCGCAGATTGTTGATGCGGTATCGGTGCCGGTGATTGCCGCAGGCGGGATCGCGGATGCGCGTGGCATTGCGGCGGCCTTTGCTCTGGGCGCCAGTGCGGTGCAAATCGGCACAGCATACCTGTTCTGCCTGCAGGCCAGACTTGCCCGGCCCCATTACCGCGCCTTGCGTGAGGCCGGTTCCAGCGAGACTGCACTCACCAACCTGTTTACCGGCCGCCCGGCCCGCGGCATCGTCAATCGGGTGATGCGTGAACTGGGGCCGATCAACCCCCAGGCCCCGGAGTTTCCGTTGGCGGGTGGCGTACTGCTACCGCTCAAGGCCAAAACCGAGCCTGCCGGCTCCACAGATTTCATCAACCTGTGGGCGGGTCAGGCTTTCGCACTGAGTCCTGGACGCAGTGTCGAATTGTCGTCCGAGGAACTGACCCGCAAGTTGGTCGATGACTACACCGCGCGTTCCACATGTAAATAA
- a CDS encoding acetaldehyde dehydrogenase (acetylating) — MSKKIKCALIGPGNIGTDLLYKLLRSEVLEPVWMVGIDATSEGLTRARELGLKTTSDGVDGLLPHILADNIQIAFDATSAYVHAENSRKLNELGVLMIDLTPAAIGPYCVPPVNLQANLKRGVMNVNMVTCGGQATIPLVAAVSSVQPVAYAEIVATAASKSVGPGTRKNIDEFTRTTASAIEQVGGAKKGKAIIIVNPAEPPLIMRDTVHCLTETAPDKVAITLAIADMIQEVQKYVPGYKLVNGPVFDGNRVSIFMEVEGLGDYLPKYAGNLDIMTAAAARTAEMFAEEILKGELQLKATAPQSALA; from the coding sequence ATGAGCAAAAAGATTAAATGCGCCCTGATCGGGCCGGGCAACATTGGTACCGACCTGCTGTACAAATTGCTGCGCAGCGAGGTGCTGGAGCCAGTGTGGATGGTCGGTATCGATGCCACTTCAGAAGGCCTGACCCGCGCCCGCGAACTGGGGCTCAAAACCACCAGTGACGGGGTCGACGGCCTGTTGCCCCATATATTGGCGGACAATATCCAGATCGCCTTCGATGCCACCTCTGCCTACGTGCACGCCGAAAACAGCCGCAAGCTCAATGAGCTGGGAGTGCTGATGATTGACCTGACGCCTGCCGCCATCGGCCCGTATTGCGTGCCGCCGGTCAACCTGCAGGCCAATCTCAAGCGCGGTGTGATGAACGTCAACATGGTGACCTGCGGCGGCCAGGCAACGATTCCGCTGGTAGCCGCGGTGTCCAGCGTGCAACCCGTGGCCTATGCCGAGATCGTGGCCACCGCAGCGTCCAAGTCGGTGGGCCCGGGCACGCGCAAGAACATCGACGAATTCACCCGCACCACGGCCAGTGCCATCGAGCAGGTCGGCGGCGCGAAAAAAGGCAAGGCAATCATTATCGTCAACCCGGCCGAGCCGCCGCTGATCATGCGTGACACCGTGCACTGCCTGACCGAAACCGCACCGGACAAGGTTGCGATCACCCTGGCGATCGCCGACATGATCCAGGAGGTACAGAAGTACGTACCGGGTTACAAACTGGTGAACGGTCCGGTTTTTGACGGCAACCGGGTATCGATTTTTATGGAAGTCGAAGGCCTGGGCGATTACCTGCCCAAGTACGCCGGCAACCTCGACATCATGACCGCTGCGGCGGCGCGTACGGCTGAGATGTTTGCCGAGGAAATCCTCAAGGGCGAGCTGCAACTCAAGGCCACTGCCCCTCAATCTGCCCTCGCTTAA
- a CDS encoding MFS transporter, whose product MTSAITGQVSPKTLRKVIAAAAIGNFVEWFDFAVYGFLATTIAQQFFPSGDASAALLKTFAVFAVAFAFRPLGGIFFGMLGDRIGRKRTLAMTILLMAGATTLIGVLPAYAAIGVMAPILLTLIRCAQGFSAGGEYAGACAYLMEHAPNDKRAWYGSFLPVSTFCAFAAAAVVAYALEASLSAQSMADWGWRLPFLIAAPLGLVGLYMRLKLDETPAFQAVAEEHAVAHSPLKETLRNHGGAICGLGAFVSLTALSFYMFTTYFATYLQVAGGLSRATALLVSLIALLFAAAICPLAGLYSDRVGRRVTVMTACALLIVVVYPSLLMASSGGFAASIIGVMLLAVGAVLCGVVTAALLSETFPTRTRYTASAITYNMAYTLFGGTAPLVATWLISTTGSNLSPAFYLIAVALLALLGGLALPETSRISLHEAGAATPGAADQQHYRPLEMTTGGESR is encoded by the coding sequence ATGACGAGTGCCATCACCGGGCAGGTCAGCCCCAAAACCCTGAGAAAAGTCATTGCCGCCGCGGCCATCGGTAACTTCGTCGAGTGGTTCGACTTCGCGGTTTATGGCTTTCTGGCAACCACCATCGCCCAGCAGTTTTTCCCCAGCGGCGATGCCAGTGCCGCGCTGCTCAAGACCTTCGCCGTGTTCGCCGTAGCCTTTGCGTTCCGTCCCCTTGGCGGAATTTTCTTCGGCATGCTGGGTGACCGTATCGGTCGCAAAAGAACCCTGGCAATGACAATCCTGTTGATGGCAGGGGCCACGACACTGATCGGGGTACTGCCTGCCTATGCCGCCATTGGCGTGATGGCCCCCATCCTGTTGACCCTGATCCGTTGCGCTCAAGGCTTTAGCGCCGGGGGTGAATACGCCGGTGCCTGTGCCTACCTCATGGAACACGCGCCGAATGATAAACGGGCCTGGTATGGCAGCTTCCTGCCGGTATCGACCTTCTGCGCCTTCGCTGCAGCGGCCGTGGTGGCCTATGCACTCGAAGCGTCGCTATCGGCACAATCCATGGCCGACTGGGGCTGGCGCCTGCCGTTCCTGATCGCTGCGCCACTGGGTCTGGTGGGGCTTTACATGCGCTTGAAGCTGGATGAAACCCCTGCATTCCAGGCGGTGGCCGAGGAACATGCGGTGGCCCACTCCCCGCTCAAGGAAACCTTGCGCAACCATGGCGGGGCTATCTGTGGCCTGGGCGCCTTTGTGTCGCTGACGGCATTGTCTTTCTATATGTTCACCACTTACTTCGCGACTTACCTGCAAGTGGCCGGGGGCCTGAGTCGTGCAACGGCCTTGCTGGTATCGCTGATTGCCTTGCTGTTTGCTGCCGCGATCTGCCCGCTGGCCGGGCTGTATTCAGACCGGGTCGGGCGCAGGGTCACGGTGATGACGGCGTGTGCACTGCTGATTGTCGTGGTGTATCCATCGTTGCTGATGGCCAGTTCCGGCGGCTTCGCGGCGTCCATCATCGGCGTCATGCTGCTGGCGGTCGGTGCGGTGCTATGCGGGGTGGTAACTGCCGCCCTGCTCTCGGAAACCTTCCCGACCCGCACCCGATATACCGCGTCGGCCATTACCTACAACATGGCCTACACCCTGTTCGGCGGCACTGCTCCGCTGGTGGCGACATGGCTGATCAGCACCACCGGCAGCAACCTTTCACCGGCGTTTTACCTGATCGCCGTTGCCCTGCTGGCATTGCTCGGTGGCCTGGCGTTGCCGGAGACCTCTAGGATTTCCCTGCATGAGGCCGGTGCCGCAACCCCGGGCGCAGCAGACCAACAGCACTACCGGCCACTGGAGATGACTACGGGCGGTGAGTCACGATAA
- a CDS encoding L,D-transpeptidase family protein: MIKKHACYLSIALLVAPLVAWADVLPDPPANPLQQTLLQLPQACPTLAPGLTPQTQALLQAFYEGQNYQPVWAQEGRLTALQAALSQLADDGLDPLNYRLPQGQDLCADIGTSRQYLQALQDLRFGRLAQNRFEPVWHANTEEPDRQAELLAIAGPGVQNVAGAFELARPALAQYQDLRRVYARERQQPLPQWQSIPDGPLLRPGMQDARVPALARRLASEGYLSAQTQTDNNTYSNELASAVKSFQLDHSLQADGVIGPGTVKELNVSPATRREQLRINLERFRWMARDFEPTSLLVNVPAAQLTVYQNGQPVWQTRTQVGRADRQTPLLKSRVTRLTLNPTWTIPPTIFKEDKLPQIRRDPSFLSKHDLQVLDSSGQPLAVQSIDWDRPGNILLRQGAGPRNPLGRIVIRFPNPFSVYLHDTPSQALFSKGPRAFSSGCVRVESVFQLRDLLVTPAEKARTEELLATGRTTEFRLSNPVPILMTYWTAHADKNGKVVYSPDIYNRDPALISALSAKR, from the coding sequence TTGATCAAAAAACACGCATGTTACTTGAGCATTGCCTTGCTCGTAGCGCCATTGGTCGCGTGGGCCGATGTGCTGCCAGACCCGCCTGCCAACCCGTTGCAGCAGACCCTGCTGCAACTGCCCCAGGCCTGCCCGACACTGGCACCCGGCCTGACGCCTCAGACCCAGGCACTTTTGCAGGCCTTTTATGAGGGCCAGAACTACCAGCCGGTATGGGCGCAAGAAGGGCGCCTGACGGCTTTGCAGGCAGCCTTGTCACAGCTGGCCGACGACGGGCTGGACCCGCTCAATTACCGGTTGCCCCAGGGCCAGGACCTGTGCGCCGACATCGGTACCAGTCGTCAATACCTGCAAGCCCTGCAGGACTTGCGTTTCGGTCGCCTGGCACAAAACCGTTTTGAACCGGTCTGGCACGCCAATACTGAAGAGCCTGACCGTCAGGCCGAACTCCTGGCAATCGCCGGGCCCGGGGTACAGAACGTAGCCGGTGCTTTCGAACTGGCCCGCCCCGCGCTGGCGCAGTATCAAGACTTGCGCCGGGTCTATGCCCGGGAGCGCCAACAGCCGCTGCCCCAGTGGCAGTCGATCCCGGATGGCCCCTTGCTGCGCCCCGGCATGCAGGATGCACGGGTACCGGCACTGGCCAGGCGTTTGGCCAGCGAGGGTTACCTGAGTGCTCAGACGCAAACTGACAACAACACGTACTCCAATGAACTGGCCTCCGCGGTCAAGAGCTTTCAGCTCGATCACTCATTGCAGGCCGATGGCGTCATCGGGCCAGGCACCGTTAAAGAGTTGAACGTCAGTCCGGCAACCCGCCGCGAACAGTTGCGGATCAATCTGGAGCGTTTCCGCTGGATGGCCCGTGACTTTGAACCCACCAGCCTGCTGGTCAATGTTCCGGCGGCACAGTTGACCGTCTACCAGAATGGCCAGCCGGTGTGGCAGACCCGCACCCAGGTAGGGCGGGCCGACCGCCAGACACCGTTGCTCAAATCCCGGGTGACGCGCCTGACCCTGAACCCGACCTGGACCATTCCGCCGACCATCTTCAAGGAAGACAAGTTGCCGCAGATTCGCCGCGATCCGTCCTTCCTGAGCAAGCATGACCTGCAGGTGCTCGACAGCAGCGGGCAGCCGCTGGCGGTGCAAAGTATCGACTGGGACCGTCCGGGCAACATCCTGCTGCGCCAGGGTGCCGGGCCACGCAACCCGCTGGGGCGTATCGTTATCCGCTTCCCCAACCCGTTTTCCGTGTACCTGCACGACACCCCGAGCCAGGCCCTGTTCAGTAAAGGGCCGCGTGCCTTCAGTTCAGGGTGCGTGCGGGTGGAGTCGGTGTTCCAGTTGCGCGATTTGCTGGTGACCCCGGCGGAGAAGGCCCGGACCGAGGAATTGCTGGCCACCGGGCGCACCACCGAGTTCAGGCTGTCCAACCCGGTGCCGATCCTCATGACGTACTGGACAGCCCATGCCGATAAAAACGGCAAAGTGGTGTACTCGCCGGACATTTATAATCGTGACCCGGCATTGATATCGGCCCTGTCTGCCAAGCGCTGA
- a CDS encoding spinster family MFS transporter, translating into MSKAHVGWRSHALLLLLAAVFADNFVGRQILAVMIEPIKLEFGVSDTAMGLISGLAFAGVYALLGLPAGRLADRMSRTRLLAMACLLWAVATMVCGLAVSFWMLALARMAVAVSESPTTSASMSIIADLYPPHRRSFAISCFTAAPTFSAVIGLSLGAWVVEHYGWRTAFIVIGMPALLFSLVLALVAKDPDRGRWDLANAHAAHPLQSLSSEARKLWALPAYRCLIMAGGLSTLSSYAIGMWNTSFLVRSHGLSLQHAGLLAGFICGGFAGIGALFSGWLSDHLTPRNPHWQVGIPVIGHVAAISALFAYLLWPNTIWAQVAGVPIPSAMLWCALYSFFVVWWVAPSYNLVTQLVPPNRRGTAMALQTIISTLLGVGVGPLLAGLFSDALLPRFGNESLRYGLLLVSLPVVGAIMLLIRTSTHAAQTRYLHVERAV; encoded by the coding sequence ATGTCCAAGGCTCACGTCGGCTGGCGCAGCCATGCCTTGCTGTTGTTGCTGGCTGCGGTGTTTGCCGACAACTTTGTCGGCCGGCAGATTCTGGCGGTCATGATTGAACCGATCAAACTCGAATTCGGTGTCAGTGACACAGCCATGGGGCTGATTTCCGGCCTGGCATTTGCCGGGGTCTACGCCCTGCTCGGCTTGCCTGCCGGACGCCTGGCCGATCGCATGTCGCGCACCCGCTTGCTGGCCATGGCGTGCCTGCTCTGGGCCGTGGCTACCATGGTCTGCGGCCTGGCCGTGAGTTTCTGGATGCTGGCCCTGGCACGCATGGCGGTTGCAGTGAGTGAGTCGCCTACCACCTCGGCGTCGATGTCGATCATTGCCGACTTGTACCCGCCCCATCGCCGTTCGTTTGCCATCAGTTGCTTCACCGCCGCACCGACTTTCTCGGCGGTGATCGGCTTGAGCCTTGGCGCCTGGGTGGTCGAACACTATGGCTGGCGCACGGCGTTTATCGTGATTGGCATGCCGGCGCTGCTGTTTTCACTGGTGCTGGCGCTGGTGGCCAAGGATCCGGACCGTGGACGCTGGGACCTGGCCAATGCCCATGCCGCGCATCCCCTGCAAAGCCTGAGCAGCGAAGCCCGCAAGCTCTGGGCCCTGCCCGCTTACCGTTGCCTGATCATGGCCGGCGGCCTGAGCACCCTCAGCTCCTATGCAATCGGCATGTGGAACACCAGTTTTCTGGTGCGCTCCCATGGCTTGTCGTTGCAGCATGCCGGACTGTTGGCCGGGTTCATTTGTGGCGGTTTTGCCGGCATCGGCGCGTTATTTAGCGGCTGGTTGAGCGACCACCTGACGCCCCGCAACCCGCACTGGCAAGTGGGCATTCCGGTGATCGGGCACGTGGCCGCGATCAGCGCACTGTTCGCTTATTTATTGTGGCCCAACACGATCTGGGCGCAGGTGGCAGGGGTGCCGATCCCCAGCGCCATGCTGTGGTGTGCGCTGTACAGTTTTTTTGTGGTGTGGTGGGTGGCGCCGTCCTACAACCTGGTCACGCAACTGGTGCCGCCCAATCGCCGGGGCACAGCAATGGCTTTGCAGACGATCATTTCGACACTGCTGGGGGTCGGTGTCGGGCCTTTGCTCGCCGGTTTGTTCAGCGATGCACTGCTGCCGCGCTTTGGCAATGAATCGTTGCGCTACGGCTTGCTGCTGGTGAGCCTGCCGGTGGTGGGTGCGATCATGCTTTTAATTCGCACCTCCACCCATGCCGCGCAAACCCGTTATTTACATGTGGAACGCGCGGTGTAG
- a CDS encoding murein L,D-transpeptidase catalytic domain family protein, giving the protein MLISLRRLFLVAATLGALCSPAFAANTSSPGLYNSLAQAAPELNPQALKSALSAMQCAVSNGASPAQNLAVIDYSQPSTARRLWIFDLRKQTLVLRDLVAHGQKSGENFATQFSNNEGSHQSSLGLFRTQESYQGANGYSLRMDGLEPGINDSARERAIVIHPASYVNPLWSQTQGRIGRSQGCPAVRPQVARQVVDKLKDGQFMFAWYPDQHWLQSSAYLNCKPRLVASIVSTKGG; this is encoded by the coding sequence ATGCTGATTTCTTTGCGACGACTTTTTCTGGTCGCCGCGACCCTGGGAGCCTTGTGCAGCCCAGCGTTCGCCGCCAATACTTCCTCACCAGGGCTTTACAACAGCCTCGCCCAGGCCGCTCCGGAACTCAATCCCCAGGCACTTAAAAGCGCCCTCAGTGCCATGCAATGCGCCGTCAGCAATGGCGCCAGCCCCGCACAGAACCTTGCCGTCATCGACTATTCGCAACCTTCCACGGCCCGCCGCCTGTGGATCTTCGACTTGCGTAAACAGACCCTGGTGCTGCGCGACCTGGTGGCCCACGGGCAAAAATCCGGGGAAAACTTCGCCACTCAATTCTCCAATAATGAAGGCAGTCATCAATCCAGCCTTGGCCTGTTCCGCACCCAGGAGAGTTACCAGGGTGCCAACGGTTACTCGCTGCGTATGGACGGCCTGGAGCCGGGTATCAATGACAGTGCCCGTGAGCGGGCCATCGTGATTCACCCCGCCAGCTATGTGAACCCGTTGTGGAGCCAGACCCAGGGCCGCATCGGCCGAAGCCAGGGCTGCCCTGCCGTACGCCCGCAAGTGGCGCGCCAGGTGGTAGACAAACTCAAGGACGGTCAGTTCATGTTTGCCTGGTACCCCGACCAGCACTGGCTGCAGTCTTCGGCTTATCTGAACTGCAAGCCACGGCTGGTGGCGAGTATCGTCTCGACCAAAGGCGGCTAG
- a CDS encoding fumarylacetoacetate hydrolase family protein: protein MDPKLIEALGDELFHALLERRSLQPLTQRYPDLTLETAYQISLRFLQRREALGEQVIGKKIGVTSRAVQDMLDVHQPDFGFLTNRMQVADNSDVSFSAKLLVQPRAEGEIAFILGEDLHGPGISAEDVMAASQWVMPCFEIVDSRIADWKIRIQDTVADNASCGVFALGEQRIDPRELDLAKVELHLLKNGQPAGNGFGSAVQGHPCAAVAWLANTLGKFDIPFRKGEIILSGALAPLVPVQPGDEVSLTLSGLGSARLRFVS, encoded by the coding sequence ATGGACCCCAAGTTGATTGAAGCCCTGGGCGATGAGCTGTTTCACGCGTTGCTTGAACGCCGTAGCCTGCAGCCGCTGACCCAGCGTTATCCCGACTTGACGCTGGAGACGGCGTATCAGATTTCATTGCGTTTTCTGCAACGGCGCGAAGCCCTCGGGGAACAGGTCATCGGCAAAAAGATCGGTGTTACCAGCCGCGCCGTGCAGGACATGCTCGATGTGCATCAGCCCGACTTCGGCTTTTTGACCAACCGCATGCAGGTCGCCGATAACAGCGATGTCAGCTTTAGCGCCAAGCTGCTGGTGCAGCCGCGGGCCGAAGGTGAAATCGCCTTTATTCTCGGCGAGGACCTGCACGGCCCCGGCATTAGCGCCGAAGACGTCATGGCCGCCAGCCAATGGGTGATGCCGTGTTTCGAAATCGTCGACTCACGTATCGCCGACTGGAAAATCCGCATTCAGGACACCGTGGCCGACAATGCGTCATGCGGCGTTTTTGCCCTCGGCGAGCAACGCATCGATCCCCGTGAACTGGACCTGGCCAAGGTCGAGTTGCACTTGCTGAAAAATGGCCAGCCGGCCGGTAACGGCTTCGGTTCGGCGGTGCAAGGTCATCCGTGTGCCGCCGTGGCCTGGCTGGCCAACACCCTGGGCAAGTTCGATATTCCGTTTCGCAAAGGCGAAATCATTCTGTCCGGGGCCCTGGCGCCGCTGGTACCGGTGCAACCCGGCGACGAGGTCAGCCTGACCCTCAGCGGCCTGGGTTCTGCACGTCTGCGCTTTGTGTCCTAA